The proteins below come from a single Pleuronectes platessa chromosome 1, fPlePla1.1, whole genome shotgun sequence genomic window:
- the LOC128439608 gene encoding protein mono-ADP-ribosyltransferase PARP6 yields MARDDERACVFFFRFTITAFAQCVGPKDIKGQCWTDEESDGENESEQFLYGIQGSCAADLYRHPQLDADIEAVKDIYTDSAVSVREYGTIDDVDIDLHINIGFLDEEVATAWKVIRTEPIILRLRFSLSQYLDGPEPSVEVFQPSNKEGFSLGLQLKKILSTFTSQQWKHLSNEFLKAQQEKRHSWFKAGGTIKKFRAGLSIFSPIPKSPSFPLIQDTVLKGKLSVPELRVTRLMNRSISCTMKNPKGELYSYPPNSQTVAVPAARAPAQITTRQLIELFFSSQAGGHCKNIPTLEYGFLVQIMKYSEQRIPTLNEYCVVCDEQHVFQNGSMLKPAVCTRELCVFSFYTLGVMSGAAEEVATGAEVVDLLVAMCRAALESPRKSIIFEPYPSVVDPNDPKTLAFNPKKKNYERLQKALDSVMSIREMTQGSYLEIKKQMDKLDPLAHPLLQWIISSNRSHIVKLPLSRQLKFMHTSHQFLLLSSPPAKEARFRTAKKLYGSTFAFHGSHIENWHSVLRNGLVNASYTKLQLHGAAYGKGIYLSPISSISFGYSGMGKGQHRMPTKDELVQRYNRMNTIPQSRPIQSRFLQSRNLNCIALCEVITSKDLQKHGNIWVCPVSDHVCTRFFFVYEDGQVGDANINTQEPKVQKEIMRVIGTQIYSS; encoded by the exons ATGGCAAG GGATGATGAAAGAGCCTGCGTTTTCTTTTTCCGCTTCACTATAACGGCCTTTGCACAATGTGTGGGCCCAAAGGACATCAAAGGCCAGTGTTGGACAGACGAGGAGTCGGATGGAGAGAATGAGTCGGAGCAGTTCCTGTACGGCATTCAG GGGAGCTGTGCCGCTGACCTGTACCGTCACCCTCAACTGGATGCCGACATCGAGGCAGTGAAAGATATCTACACTGACAGTGCTGTCTCTGTCAG AGAGTATGGAACCATCGACGACGTGGACATCGACCTTCACATTAACATCGGGTTCTTAGAC GAGGAGGTTGCGACAGCTTGGAAAGTTATCAGAACAGAGCCCATTATTCTGAGACtgcgcttttctctttctcagtaCCTCGATGGACCTG AGCCGTCAGTAGAGGTGTTCCAGCCCTCCAATAAAGAAGGCTTCagcttgggcctgcagctcaaAAA GATCCTGAGCACGTTCACCTCTCAGCAGTGGAAGCACCTCAGTAATGAGTTCCTCAAGGCCCAGCAGGAGAAGAGGCACAGCTGGTTCAAGGCCGGAGGGACCATCAAGAAGTTCCGCGCCGGACTCAGCATCTTCTCCCCCATACCCAA GTCTCCAAGTTTCCCTCTGATCCAAGACACAGTTTTAAAAGGGAAACTGAGCGTCCCTGAGCTGAGAGTGACCCGTCTGATGAACCGCTCCATCTCATGTACCATGAAGAACCCTAAAGGGGAGCTGTACAGTTATCCCCCAAACAGCCAG ACTGTGGCTGTCCCGGCGGCCAGGGCCCCAGCGCAGATTACCACGAGGCAGCTGATTGAATTGTTTTTCTCATCCCAGGCGGGCGGCCACTGCAAGAACATCCCTACCTTGGAGTATGGATTCTTAGTGCAG ATAATGAAGTACTCGGAGCAGAGGATCCCCACGCTCAACGAGTACTGCGTGGTCTGTGACGAACAGCATGTCTTTCAGAACGGATCCATGCTGAAG CCTGCGGTGTGCACcagggagctgtgtgtgttctccttctACACTCTGGGTGTGatgtctggagctgcagaggaagtggcCACTGGAGCAGAG GTGGTGGACCTACTTGTGGCCATGTGTCGAGCCGCTCTTGAGTCTCCTCGTAAGAGCATCATCTTTGAGCCGTACCCATCAGTCGTCGACCCCAATGACCCCAAGACTCTGGCCTTCAACCCAAAG aagaagaattATGAGAGACTGCAGAAAGCATTGGATAGCGTCATGTCCATCCGGGAAATGACCCAG GGCTCATATCTGGAGATAAAGAAACAGATGGACAAACTGGACCCTCTGGCCCATCCGCTGCTGCAGTG gattATTTCCAGTAACAGGTCTCATATTGTCAAGCTGCCGCTCAGTAGG CAACTGAAATTCATGCACACCTCCCACCAGTTCCTGCTGCTCAGCAGTCCCCCGGCCAAGGAGGCTCGTTTTCGCACTGCCAAGAAATTATACGGCAGCACCTTCGCCTTCCA TGGTTCCCATATAGAGAACTGGCACTCTGTTCTGAGAAATGGACTAGTCAATGCCTCTTATACCAAACTGCAG CTGCATGGGGCAGCGTATGGAAAGGGCATCTATCTGAGCCCCATCTCCAGCATATCTTTTGGATACTCAG GAATGGGGAAAGGACAGCACCGCATGCCCACCAAAGATGAACTGGTGCAGCGTTACAACCGCATGAACACCATACCACAG AGCCGACCAATACAATCAAGGTTTCTTCAGAGTCGAAACCTGAACTGCATCGCTCTGTGTGAAG TTATCACATCTAAAGATCTGCAGAAACATGGGAACATCTGGGTGTGTCCCGTCTCCGACCACGTCTGCACTCGCTTCTTTTTTGT GTATGAGGATGGCCAAGTAGGCGATGCCAACATCAACACCCAGGAGCCTAAGGTTCAGAAGGAGATCATGCGTGTGATTGGGACCCAGATCTACTCCAGCTAA